A window from uncultured Desulfobacter sp. encodes these proteins:
- a CDS encoding YkgJ family cysteine cluster protein, with product MTNSKKTTDSPANRELLGSRMFKFACHDGVSCFTRCCHNADMYLYPYDIVRMKQNLNMTSEEFLVAHTTTAIRDMPTFPNVMLKMSDRQGSPCTFLTEKGCTVYPDRPYSCRAYPLEPAVYGESDGTLRMQYYVMHHDYCKGHDESKEWTAQSWMVDQEMQAYTEPNNAWARIAGRLQNDSFRAQGLDMNSPPMKMAFMASYNIDTFRRFVFESSFLSRYDVPDQQLDAVKQDDRELLMLGLSWIERFLFSEGSLAERA from the coding sequence ATGACAAATTCTAAAAAAACGACTGACAGCCCGGCAAATCGTGAATTACTTGGCAGCCGGATGTTTAAATTTGCCTGTCACGACGGTGTATCCTGCTTTACCCGTTGCTGCCATAATGCCGACATGTATCTTTATCCCTATGATATTGTGCGCATGAAGCAGAACCTGAACATGACCTCCGAAGAATTTCTGGTTGCCCATACCACAACAGCCATCCGCGACATGCCCACCTTTCCCAATGTAATGTTGAAAATGAGTGACCGCCAGGGCAGTCCATGTACCTTTCTGACGGAAAAAGGATGTACGGTTTATCCGGACCGGCCCTACTCCTGCCGGGCTTACCCCCTGGAGCCGGCTGTCTATGGTGAGTCTGACGGAACCCTGCGCATGCAGTACTATGTCATGCACCATGATTACTGCAAAGGCCACGATGAATCTAAAGAATGGACGGCCCAAAGCTGGATGGTGGACCAGGAAATGCAGGCGTATACGGAACCCAACAACGCCTGGGCCCGCATTGCAGGCCGTTTGCAGAATGATTCGTTCAGGGCCCAGGGCCTTGATATGAACAGTCCGCCCATGAAAATGGCGTTCATGGCCAGTTACAACATAGACACCTTCCGGCGTTTTGTTTTTGAAAGCAGTTTTTTGTCCCGTTATGATGTCCCTGATCAGCAGCTCGACGCAGTGAAACAAGATGACCGGGAGCTGCTCATGCTTGGACTTTCCTGGATCGAAAGGTTTTTGTTCAGTGAAGGGTCCTTGGCGGAACGTGCCTGA
- a CDS encoding HAD hydrolase-like protein, whose protein sequence is MIEPTQSIEALFFDFDGVIVDSTRTKKKAFEILFKDFSDEIVNAVVHYHTLHGGISRVEKIRHAHEKIIKAPLTEAQVMEWADRYSDLVVQDVICAPWINGAKDFLDVYASKLPMFMVSGTPEPELKHIVDQRNIGHYFKEILGSPVKKIEHIRSLLEKYSLRAKQCVFIGDALTDYNAALETGLHFIGIQGDVNFPDEVKPLPDCQGLEIAVKKICPVF, encoded by the coding sequence GTGATCGAACCGACACAATCCATTGAAGCGCTTTTTTTTGATTTTGACGGGGTGATAGTTGATTCAACCCGAACGAAAAAAAAAGCCTTTGAAATATTGTTTAAAGATTTTTCCGATGAAATCGTCAACGCGGTTGTTCACTATCACACCTTGCACGGAGGGATCAGCCGGGTTGAAAAAATCCGGCACGCCCATGAAAAGATCATCAAAGCACCTTTGACTGAGGCGCAGGTGATGGAATGGGCGGACCGGTATTCGGATCTTGTGGTGCAGGATGTGATCTGTGCGCCCTGGATAAACGGGGCAAAGGATTTTCTGGATGTATACGCGTCAAAACTGCCGATGTTTATGGTCTCAGGCACCCCGGAACCCGAGCTGAAGCATATCGTGGATCAAAGAAACATCGGACATTACTTTAAAGAAATCCTGGGATCCCCTGTCAAAAAAATTGAGCACATCCGAAGCTTGTTGGAAAAATACAGTCTTAGGGCAAAACAATGTGTTTTCATCGGAGATGCCCTGACGGATTATAATGCTGCCCTGGAAACAGGCCTTCATTTTATCGGTATCCAGGGCGATGTTAACTTCCCGGATGAAGTAAAGCCCCTGCCTGACTGCCAGGGGCTTGAAATCGCTGTTAAAAAAATTTGTCCGGTGTTCTAA
- a CDS encoding aminotransferase class I/II-fold pyridoxal phosphate-dependent enzyme: MEQDNIIRFASRMDYLPPYLFGMINKMKMEKRRNGDDVIDLGMGNPMDPTPDAVIEKLVNVAKDPKSHRYPESSGLPNLKREIAKYYGRHYNIGLDADKETYFTIGSKEGISHLCLAIMGPGDCVLVPAPAFPIHIYAAVIAGANVMRIPLEPEEGFLNRIITVCESCYPSPKVLMLNYPHNPTGVVTDKAFFKEIVKLAKRFKFMVINDFAYGKITYDGYVAPSFLEIEGAKDVGVEFGSFSKSYNMAGWRIGYCVGNEKIVEALGKIKGYFDYGIFSAIQVAGIIALRDCDDTIPELAKIYENRRDVLCSGLERIGWEIERPKAGMFAWVKIPEPYNKMGSMEFAIQLMNKGNVAVAPGAGFSEEGEGYLRLALVENEERLRQAVRQMKKAMDQMEI; this comes from the coding sequence GTGGAACAAGACAATATTATTCGGTTTGCCTCCCGGATGGACTACCTGCCGCCTTACCTTTTCGGTATGATCAATAAGATGAAAATGGAAAAACGGCGCAATGGGGATGATGTCATTGACCTGGGTATGGGAAATCCAATGGATCCCACACCGGATGCAGTGATTGAAAAGCTGGTGAACGTTGCCAAAGATCCCAAATCCCACCGGTACCCCGAAAGTTCAGGCCTTCCCAATTTAAAAAGGGAAATTGCCAAATATTACGGCCGGCATTACAACATCGGCCTGGATGCGGACAAAGAGACCTACTTTACCATCGGGTCTAAAGAGGGAATTTCACATTTGTGCCTGGCCATCATGGGCCCTGGCGACTGTGTTCTGGTTCCGGCGCCGGCGTTTCCCATCCACATTTATGCAGCGGTGATCGCCGGTGCCAATGTCATGAGAATTCCTCTGGAACCTGAAGAGGGTTTTCTGAACAGGATTATTACCGTGTGTGAATCCTGTTATCCCAGCCCAAAGGTTCTGATGCTCAACTACCCCCATAACCCCACCGGCGTTGTAACGGATAAGGCGTTTTTCAAAGAGATCGTCAAGCTTGCCAAACGGTTTAAATTCATGGTTATCAATGACTTCGCCTATGGCAAAATAACCTATGACGGATATGTTGCCCCAAGTTTTCTGGAAATCGAGGGTGCCAAGGATGTGGGTGTTGAGTTTGGATCTTTTTCCAAGTCATACAATATGGCCGGCTGGCGTATCGGGTATTGCGTAGGCAATGAAAAAATTGTCGAGGCCCTTGGAAAAATCAAAGGCTATTTTGATTACGGTATCTTTTCCGCCATCCAGGTGGCAGGAATTATTGCGCTTCGGGATTGTGATGATACCATTCCTGAACTTGCAAAAATCTATGAAAACCGTCGGGATGTCCTTTGTTCGGGACTTGAACGCATCGGCTGGGAAATCGAACGGCCCAAGGCCGGCATGTTTGCCTGGGTAAAAATTCCTGAACCGTATAATAAAATGGGATCCATGGAGTTTGCCATCCAGCTGATGAACAAAGGAAATGTGGCTGTGGCTCCGGGCGCCGGTTTTTCCGAAGAGGGAGAAGGGTACCTTCGCCTGGCCCTGGTTGAAAATGAAGAACGGCTTCGCCAGGCTGTCCGGCAGATGAAAAAAGCCATGGATCAGATGGAAATCTAA
- a CDS encoding metallophosphoesterase, with the protein MSQTAILHLSDIHIRYEGDETFDFGVVFDPLIDRVKEDREKKEIAVEFVFLTGDIAFQGKKEEYDIAANYLTRLMNELDLPTERLFIVPGNHDVNRKLYRPTERFLYDSMRGLNKELENIIFRSDLFKGQQAYFKFINNYFPHLTALDDNLIPFAQTHKTKSGHVLGFLGLNSAWMCRRSPDQGEVAIGEYQLKKAKERLKTCGNTHLNLACFHHPVSWLWKEDQDVARTYLDRFVLLTGHLHDAGGGFQNDTNGQIFSASAGGAYLGSDSKYPMGYHYLTIDWDKQVLRLDFRTFNKRKWILDSSRGTDGVAEIPCSFVDGEHHNESGDGSKSFKPNPGTVKKVQKAICDILQNRHLHYLRKFLALELHITDEPDNENLIASRLVSGEDLLDTIAIMGLAVKKSIREIRNREEKTRDWIKETWEESVNMLGHLVLLGVNADWLDAFHSKPIEHIRFEIPVKTDAGIEVLYSGITNTPARLGADKPHEKKSSFIQGLDSIAYPFPESGFDVHNTVNEIVESISGKLLPEKATDRGNLSTEEWYTYLNRILKRRKQNGFHCYLLPRQLDNHSPALLMSVYKTLKEKISHLDIILISMGDESALIVSEPEFNADLTEFFENKPEY; encoded by the coding sequence ATGTCTCAAACTGCTATTCTGCACCTTTCTGATATTCACATTCGTTACGAAGGCGATGAAACGTTTGATTTTGGTGTTGTTTTTGATCCTTTAATTGATCGCGTTAAAGAGGATCGGGAAAAAAAAGAAATTGCTGTTGAATTTGTTTTTCTTACTGGTGACATCGCATTTCAGGGGAAAAAAGAGGAATACGACATTGCAGCGAACTATTTGACCCGGTTGATGAATGAACTTGATCTGCCAACAGAACGCCTATTTATTGTTCCGGGAAATCATGATGTGAACCGCAAATTATACCGGCCAACTGAACGGTTCTTGTATGATTCCATGAGGGGTTTAAACAAAGAACTTGAAAATATAATTTTCAGGTCGGACTTATTTAAAGGGCAGCAGGCGTATTTTAAATTTATCAACAATTATTTTCCCCACTTGACAGCCCTTGATGATAATCTGATTCCATTTGCCCAAACCCATAAAACAAAAAGTGGTCACGTTTTAGGGTTTCTGGGCCTTAATTCCGCATGGATGTGCCGCCGTTCACCAGATCAAGGAGAGGTCGCTATTGGAGAATACCAATTAAAAAAAGCCAAAGAACGTCTTAAAACCTGCGGCAACACGCATCTCAATCTGGCCTGTTTCCATCATCCGGTTTCCTGGTTATGGAAAGAAGACCAGGATGTTGCAAGAACTTATTTGGACCGGTTTGTTCTTTTGACCGGCCATCTTCACGATGCTGGCGGTGGTTTTCAAAATGACACGAATGGTCAGATTTTTTCAGCATCTGCCGGCGGTGCTTATTTGGGATCTGATTCAAAGTATCCCATGGGATATCACTACCTGACCATTGATTGGGATAAACAAGTACTCCGGTTAGATTTCAGGACTTTTAATAAAAGGAAATGGATTCTCGACAGTAGCCGGGGAACGGACGGTGTGGCTGAAATTCCATGCTCATTTGTTGATGGGGAACATCATAATGAATCAGGGGATGGATCAAAATCTTTTAAACCTAACCCCGGCACGGTAAAAAAAGTCCAAAAAGCGATATGTGATATCCTCCAAAATCGACACCTCCATTATCTTCGAAAGTTTTTGGCTTTGGAACTTCACATCACCGATGAACCCGATAATGAAAATTTGATTGCCTCACGACTGGTCTCTGGTGAAGATCTTTTAGACACCATCGCCATCATGGGGCTGGCCGTCAAAAAATCGATTCGTGAGATCCGGAACAGAGAAGAAAAAACCAGGGACTGGATCAAAGAGACTTGGGAAGAAAGCGTTAATATGTTGGGGCACCTTGTTTTATTGGGGGTGAATGCCGATTGGTTGGACGCTTTTCATTCGAAACCTATTGAACACATTCGATTTGAGATTCCCGTTAAAACGGATGCCGGTATTGAAGTATTATATTCAGGTATCACCAATACACCAGCAAGATTGGGGGCAGATAAACCCCATGAAAAGAAAAGCAGTTTTATTCAAGGACTTGATTCTATAGCATACCCATTTCCTGAAAGTGGATTCGATGTTCATAATACGGTAAATGAAATTGTGGAGTCCATAAGCGGAAAACTACTCCCGGAAAAAGCGACAGATAGAGGGAATCTGTCTACCGAGGAGTGGTATACTTATTTAAACCGCATCTTAAAGCGCAGAAAACAAAACGGGTTTCATTGTTATTTATTGCCCAGACAATTGGACAACCACAGTCCGGCCCTGCTCATGAGTGTATATAAAACGTTGAAAGAAAAGATCTCTCATCTTGATATTATCTTGATTAGCATGGGAGACGAAAGCGCACTTATCGTATCGGAACCTGAGTTTAATGCCGATTTAACCGAGTTCTTTGAAAACAAACCGGAGTATTGA
- a CDS encoding MoxR family ATPase: MLHIKENHITRLPPQGSWPESVHKWEKSTIQAVNTALTARRPLLVRGEPGTGKSQLARAAAKELDRVFITEVINAKSESRDLQYHFDAVRRLGEAQALGAAGGDVGSRLDPIRFLSPGPLWWCLNWPTASEQAKESICGVAGPVPPEGWDVSKGSVLLLDEIDKADADLPNGLLETLGNGGFSVPYTHHTVCLPENVPSPLVIITTNEERELPAAFLRRCMVLHISLPSTRDDFIAFLADRGRTHFPYIHSDETDSKILQEAARQLWNDRKEALDACQPPPGQAEYLDILRALKDMADGDADPLAVLNEIKDFAFKKYPDERF; this comes from the coding sequence ATGCTGCACATAAAAGAAAATCACATAACCCGCCTGCCGCCCCAGGGCTCCTGGCCGGAGTCGGTTCACAAATGGGAAAAAAGCACTATCCAGGCCGTGAATACGGCCCTGACCGCCCGGCGGCCTTTGCTGGTCCGGGGGGAGCCGGGCACGGGAAAAAGCCAGCTTGCCCGGGCCGCTGCCAAGGAGTTGGACCGGGTGTTCATAACCGAGGTGATCAATGCCAAAAGTGAAAGCCGCGACCTCCAGTACCACTTTGATGCAGTACGGCGCCTGGGCGAGGCCCAGGCCCTTGGTGCGGCAGGTGGTGATGTCGGCAGTCGGCTGGACCCCATCCGGTTTCTAAGCCCCGGGCCATTGTGGTGGTGCTTGAACTGGCCTACGGCCTCGGAACAGGCAAAAGAAAGTATCTGCGGAGTTGCCGGCCCGGTGCCGCCTGAGGGCTGGGATGTGTCCAAGGGCAGTGTGCTGCTGCTGGATGAAATAGATAAAGCCGATGCTGATTTGCCAAATGGCTTGCTGGAAACCCTTGGTAACGGCGGGTTTTCCGTTCCATACACCCATCATACGGTATGTCTTCCCGAAAATGTGCCGTCGCCCCTGGTAATCATTACCACCAATGAAGAGCGGGAATTGCCGGCGGCTTTTTTGCGCAGATGCATGGTTCTCCACATCAGTCTGCCCAGCACAAGAGATGACTTTATTGCGTTTCTGGCAGACCGGGGCCGGACTCATTTTCCATATATCCATAGCGACGAGACAGACAGCAAGATTCTGCAGGAGGCGGCCCGCCAGCTTTGGAACGATCGAAAAGAAGCCCTGGACGCCTGCCAGCCTCCGCCAGGCCAGGCCGAATACCTGGATATTTTAAGGGCCTTGAAGGATATGGCAGACGGCGATGCCGATCCCCTGGCGGTTTTGAATGAAATAAAGGACTTTGCCTTTAAAAAGTATCCGGATGAACGGTTCTGA
- a CDS encoding formylglycine-generating enzyme family protein, translated as MQSEPPAPVIRTTRNGRADLIRLLNAGGGIGLDENAPLFGFVRKKKQPEQKNPPAVQTIAGTPGPPPRQVHLFIESRGDMRFSCLTAFENKDPGDIRVQVPEWAQYGNTLTQVDSRAKQTFKPPVYLPLEKTSRIWPFIKAVLGTLAATVDPDMEKAVPLAASLSPMDRLPMATRLTWHAGACVILDFHDKLMPFWQDIRQIARLIIGVRGESGLGIRVLEKGPQQGFRKLGDNDFKLYPFRPPVAGTPVLILSDLGCFSVSRERLNAWLRFGRACRTKCIKPVVLTPCPSYLWDNGLSSFFTMVWWDRGQKIPRPDSRNQIASVQRAGPIKNAKTKVEHLLSLLSCAVRVEPGLLRAVRFALPQAAADSGIEAMAWNHSHMKQSPVAAFFDNKTVADDYKARLARLAAHEKNRPLVSKIVSIRDLWHNMLAPAVLWEEEMEVAALCKRKAAPRLNEFFETFFRTVSVGLGTEDMTAWFNRMSDRLTETAWAAHSRVLTPSFVLVNRKAWEQGTVRLPRGADLAHAAWLTAKTGSVKTITVYQVGRQLAFLPQQGPTGRPDHNGFSLGSPIVSFETSGDYSINGAKASAQEDFWMELPEKESVRIDTDRITAFIDGIFKPAVAGAVGRDNSGLFIRFPKSDQKIYHPWGNPGEDQWGIYTDYQVKGVTFRMRWIRPGTFMMGSPDDEPERRDNEIHHEVTLTRGFWLADTACTQALWQAVMEYNRSAFKGDDRPVDNVSWEDCRAFLERINGLVPGFNFGLPSEAQWEYACRADTLTPFSFGRTILTDQANFHVNYPYAGVKKGESRETTVLVKALPCNNWGLYQMHGNVWEWCRDWYGDYDLEGLVDPQGPDTGGDRVLRGGSWDYFAGSLRSAFRSRRRPSSRSSFIGFRLAQGHL; from the coding sequence ATGCAAAGTGAGCCGCCTGCCCCTGTTATCCGTACTACCCGTAATGGCCGTGCCGATCTGATTCGCCTGTTAAATGCCGGCGGTGGCATTGGCCTGGATGAAAACGCCCCGTTATTCGGATTTGTCAGGAAAAAAAAACAGCCCGAACAAAAGAATCCCCCGGCCGTGCAAACAATCGCAGGCACTCCGGGTCCGCCTCCCCGGCAAGTACATCTGTTTATCGAGTCAAGGGGCGACATGAGGTTTTCGTGCCTGACGGCATTTGAAAACAAAGATCCCGGGGATATCAGGGTCCAGGTCCCGGAATGGGCCCAATACGGGAATACCCTTACTCAGGTAGACAGCCGGGCAAAACAGACGTTCAAACCCCCTGTTTATTTACCCTTGGAAAAGACGTCACGGATCTGGCCGTTTATCAAAGCGGTTCTTGGAACCCTGGCGGCCACGGTTGATCCGGACATGGAGAAAGCTGTTCCCCTGGCTGCAAGCCTCTCCCCAATGGACCGCCTGCCCATGGCAACCCGCCTGACCTGGCATGCCGGAGCCTGCGTTATTCTCGACTTTCACGACAAGCTCATGCCCTTTTGGCAGGATATCCGGCAGATAGCCCGCCTGATTATTGGGGTGCGTGGGGAATCCGGGCTTGGCATACGTGTCTTGGAAAAAGGACCCCAACAGGGATTTCGAAAACTGGGTGATAATGATTTTAAGCTTTATCCTTTTCGTCCGCCTGTTGCCGGTACCCCGGTTTTGATCTTAAGTGATCTGGGCTGTTTTTCGGTGTCCCGTGAACGGTTGAACGCATGGCTGCGGTTTGGCAGGGCCTGCCGAACAAAGTGTATCAAACCAGTGGTACTTACCCCTTGTCCTTCCTATTTATGGGACAACGGCCTCAGTTCGTTTTTTACCATGGTCTGGTGGGACCGGGGCCAAAAAATTCCCCGGCCCGATTCCCGTAACCAAATTGCTTCCGTCCAGCGGGCTGGACCAATTAAAAATGCAAAAACAAAGGTTGAACATCTTTTATCCCTGCTTTCCTGTGCCGTTCGGGTGGAACCAGGGCTGTTGCGGGCCGTGCGGTTTGCATTACCCCAGGCCGCGGCAGATTCCGGGATCGAGGCCATGGCCTGGAACCACAGTCACATGAAACAAAGCCCTGTTGCTGCCTTTTTTGATAACAAAACCGTTGCTGATGATTACAAAGCCCGGTTGGCCCGGTTGGCTGCCCATGAAAAAAACCGGCCTTTGGTCAGCAAAATTGTTTCGATAAGAGATCTATGGCATAACATGCTTGCTCCGGCAGTCCTCTGGGAAGAGGAAATGGAGGTCGCCGCCCTGTGTAAACGCAAAGCTGCCCCCCGGCTCAACGAGTTTTTTGAAACCTTTTTCAGGACGGTATCCGTTGGGCTGGGCACAGAAGATATGACCGCCTGGTTCAACCGGATGTCCGACCGCCTTACGGAAACGGCCTGGGCCGCCCACAGTCGGGTGTTGACCCCCTCCTTTGTTTTGGTCAATCGGAAAGCCTGGGAGCAGGGTACGGTACGCCTGCCAAGGGGGGCAGACCTGGCCCATGCCGCCTGGCTTACGGCAAAAACCGGTTCTGTGAAAACCATCACCGTGTACCAGGTGGGCCGCCAACTGGCGTTTTTACCCCAGCAAGGCCCCACGGGCAGGCCGGACCACAATGGTTTTTCCCTGGGCAGCCCCATTGTTTCATTTGAAACATCCGGAGATTACAGCATCAACGGTGCCAAAGCCTCTGCCCAAGAGGATTTCTGGATGGAGCTGCCGGAAAAAGAATCGGTGCGGATTGATACGGACAGAATAACCGCTTTTATTGACGGAATTTTTAAACCCGCTGTGGCCGGGGCCGTGGGACGGGATAATTCCGGACTTTTCATCCGGTTTCCCAAATCGGACCAGAAAATATACCATCCCTGGGGGAATCCGGGTGAAGATCAATGGGGAATCTATACCGACTATCAGGTTAAAGGGGTGACGTTCCGTATGCGCTGGATTCGTCCGGGAACATTCATGATGGGATCGCCCGATGATGAACCCGAGCGAAGAGACAATGAAATCCATCATGAAGTCACCCTGACCCGGGGCTTCTGGCTGGCCGACACCGCCTGCACCCAGGCGCTGTGGCAGGCGGTGATGGAATATAACCGCAGTGCATTCAAGGGAGACGATCGTCCGGTGGACAATGTCTCCTGGGAGGATTGCCGAGCATTTCTGGAACGGATCAATGGATTGGTCCCCGGATTTAACTTTGGTCTTCCCTCCGAAGCACAATGGGAATATGCCTGTCGAGCAGACACTCTGACCCCTTTCAGCTTTGGCAGGACGATTTTAACGGACCAGGCCAATTTTCATGTTAATTATCCCTATGCCGGTGTAAAAAAAGGAGAATCCAGGGAGACGACGGTTCTGGTTAAGGCCCTGCCCTGCAATAACTGGGGCCTTTACCAGATGCACGGCAATGTATGGGAATGGTGCCGGGACTGGTATGGCGACTATGATCTGGAAGGCCTGGTTGATCCTCAGGGGCCCGATACGGGCGGGGACCGTGTGCTGCGCGGCGGGTCCTGGGACTACTTCGCCGGGAGCTTGCGGTCTGCGTTCCGGAGCAGGCGCAGGCCGTCAAGCCGGAGCAGCTTCATTGGCTTCCGCCTGGCCCAAGGTCATTTATAA
- a CDS encoding formylglycine-generating enzyme family protein has translation MSGQKQIKVHSADPPQFPPDWAGEWGQDGYGLWAALVYQGISQSFRWIRPGIFMMGSPDDEPGRDDDETLHEVTLTRGFWLADTDCPQALWQAVMKDNPSEFKRDDLPVDNVSWENCQDFLERLNSLLPGLNFGLPTEAQWEYACRAGTQTPFSFGRTISTDQANFDGNFPYADGEEGEYRETTVPVKALPCNDWGLYQMHGNVYEWCRDWYGDYDLEGLVDPIGPDTGGYRVLRGGSWSDDARGLRSALRDWHGPSFRSRFIGIRLAQGH, from the coding sequence ATGAGCGGTCAAAAACAGATTAAGGTTCATTCGGCAGACCCGCCCCAATTTCCCCCTGACTGGGCCGGGGAATGGGGCCAGGATGGTTACGGCCTTTGGGCGGCCCTGGTGTATCAGGGTATTTCCCAGAGTTTCAGATGGATTCGGCCGGGTATATTCATGATGGGGTCGCCCGATGATGAACCCGGGCGGGACGACGATGAAACCCTTCATGAAGTTACCCTGACCCGGGGCTTCTGGCTGGCCGACACGGACTGCCCCCAGGCCTTGTGGCAGGCGGTGATGAAAGACAATCCCAGTGAATTTAAGAGGGATGATCTTCCGGTGGACAATGTCTCCTGGGAGAATTGCCAGGATTTTCTGGAACGGCTTAACAGTCTGTTGCCCGGACTAAACTTCGGCCTTCCCACGGAAGCCCAATGGGAATATGCCTGCCGGGCAGGCACCCAAACGCCCTTCAGCTTCGGCCGGACGATTTCAACGGATCAGGCCAACTTTGATGGTAATTTCCCCTATGCTGATGGAGAGGAAGGGGAATACAGGGAGACGACAGTTCCGGTTAAAGCCCTGCCCTGCAATGATTGGGGGCTGTATCAGATGCATGGAAATGTGTATGAATGGTGCCGGGACTGGTATGGCGACTATGACCTGGAAGGCCTGGTTGATCCTATAGGGCCTGATACGGGCGGGTACCGTGTGCTACGCGGCGGGTCCTGGAGCGACGACGCCCGGGGCCTGCGGTCTGCTCTCCGGGACTGGCACGGGCCGTCATTCCGGAGCCGCTTCATTGGCATCCGCTTGGCCCAAGGTCATTAA
- a CDS encoding ATP-binding cassette domain-containing protein gives MIFADNISLAYGKRVLFKDVNIMFKPGNCYGLIGANGAGKSTFLKILAQEIEPDTGTISVGPKERIAVLRQDHFAFDEHRVIDTVIMGHDKLYSLMTERDALYAKPDFSEEDGIRSGEIEVEFEEMNGYEAESDAAVLLKHLGIDEALHTKKMKELEGGEKVRVLLGQALFGNPDVLLLDEPTNNLDIQAINWLQEFLFRFKNTVIVVSHDRHFMNQVCTHIADIDFSQISVYVGNYDFWYQASQLNLKQKLADNKRVTERAEELKSFIRRFSSNASKSKQATSRKKLLDKLTIEELPVSSRKYPFIRFKPERACGNIILEVEGLSKTIEGEKILDNVTFRVNGEDKIAFVGENTLAITALFDILSGKMEADEGEFRWGVTTSQSYFSKEHSAFFDQDLNLIQWLLQFAPPTEGESFARTFLGRMLFSGEDALKKTHILSGGEKVRCMLSRMMLAESNVLMLDDPTNHLDLESITALNDSLVEFPEVVLFTSHDHEFINTIANRIIEITPDGIIDRLMSYDEYLESQEVARTKEKINA, from the coding sequence ATGATTTTTGCAGATAACATCTCCCTTGCCTATGGCAAACGTGTCCTGTTCAAAGATGTCAACATCATGTTTAAACCCGGCAACTGCTACGGCCTTATCGGGGCCAATGGTGCCGGAAAAAGTACATTTTTAAAAATTCTTGCCCAGGAGATTGAGCCGGATACCGGAACGATTTCTGTGGGCCCTAAAGAGCGCATCGCTGTGCTGCGGCAGGATCACTTTGCCTTTGACGAACATCGGGTGATTGATACGGTTATCATGGGCCATGACAAGCTGTATAGCCTTATGACCGAACGGGATGCACTCTATGCAAAGCCTGATTTTTCCGAAGAAGACGGGATCCGGTCCGGTGAAATTGAGGTCGAGTTTGAAGAGATGAACGGGTATGAGGCGGAATCGGATGCGGCGGTACTTTTAAAGCACCTGGGCATCGATGAAGCGCTGCACACCAAAAAAATGAAAGAGCTTGAGGGCGGTGAGAAAGTGCGGGTCCTGCTGGGCCAGGCCCTGTTCGGCAACCCGGACGTCCTGCTGCTTGACGAACCGACCAATAACCTGGATATCCAGGCCATTAACTGGCTCCAGGAGTTTTTGTTTCGGTTTAAAAATACAGTGATTGTGGTGTCCCATGACCGGCATTTCATGAACCAGGTATGCACCCACATTGCCGACATTGATTTCAGCCAGATTTCCGTTTATGTGGGCAATTATGATTTCTGGTACCAGGCCAGCCAGCTTAACCTGAAACAAAAGCTTGCGGACAACAAACGGGTTACGGAACGGGCTGAAGAGCTTAAATCCTTTATCCGTAGGTTTTCTTCCAATGCCTCCAAGTCAAAGCAGGCCACATCCCGTAAAAAACTGCTGGATAAGCTGACCATTGAAGAATTGCCGGTATCGAGCAGAAAATATCCATTTATACGGTTTAAACCTGAACGGGCCTGCGGAAACATCATCCTGGAAGTTGAAGGGCTTTCCAAGACCATTGAGGGTGAAAAAATCCTTGATAATGTTACGTTTAGGGTCAATGGTGAGGATAAGATCGCCTTTGTGGGCGAAAATACCCTTGCCATCACCGCGCTTTTCGATATTTTGTCTGGAAAAATGGAAGCGGATGAAGGTGAATTCAGGTGGGGTGTTACCACCAGCCAGTCCTATTTTTCCAAAGAGCACAGTGCCTTTTTTGACCAGGATCTTAATCTGATCCAGTGGCTGCTGCAGTTTGCCCCGCCCACCGAGGGTGAGAGTTTCGCCAGAACCTTTTTGGGACGGATGCTTTTTTCCGGCGAAGATGCCCTGAAAAAGACCCATATACTCTCCGGCGGTGAAAAGGTCAGATGCATGCTTTCCAGGATGATGCTAGCCGAATCCAATGTTCTGATGCTGGATGATCCCACCAACCACCTGGACCTGGAGTCCATTACCGCTCTCAACGACAGCCTGGTGGAGTTTCCCGAGGTGGTCCTTTTCACCTCCCACGACCATGAATTTATCAACACCATTGCCAACCGTATCATCGAGATAACCCCCGACGGGATTATCGATCGTCTCATGTCCTATGATGAATACCTTGAAAGCCAGGAAGTTGCCCGGACCAAGGAAAAAATAAACGCATAG